Genomic segment of Salvelinus alpinus chromosome 23, SLU_Salpinus.1, whole genome shotgun sequence:
ctagggcatacaggtcgcagtggtgggtcgtataaggtgctttagtaacaaaacgaatggcactgtgataaactgcatccagtttgctgagtagagtattggaagctattttgtagatgacatcgccgaagtcgaggatcggtaggatagtcagttttactagggtaagtttggcggcgtgagtgaaggaggctttgttgcggaatagaaagccgattcttgatttgattttggattggagatgtttgatatgagtctggaaggagagtttgcagtctagccagacacctaggtacttatagatgtccacatattctaggtcggaaccgtccagggtggtgatgctagtcgggcgtgcgggtgcaggcagcgaacggttgaaaagcatgcatttggttttactagcgtttaagagcagttggaggccacggaaggagtgttgtatggcattgaagctcgtttggaggttagatagcacagtgtccaaggaagggccggaagtatatagaatggtgtcgtctgcgtagaggtggatcagggaatcgcccgcagcaagagcaacatcattgatgtatacagagaaaagagtcggcccgagaattgaaccctgtggtacccccatagagactgccagaggaccggacaacatgccctccgatttgacacactgaactctgtctgcaaagtagttggtgaaccaggcaaggcagtcattagaaaaaccgaggctactgagtctgccgataagaatatggtgattgacagagtcgaaagccttggccaggtcgatgaagacggctgcacagtaatgtcttttatcgatggcggttatgatatcgtttagtaccttgagcgtggctgaggtgcacccgtgaccggctcggaaaccggattgcacagcggagaaggtacggtgggattcgagatggtcagtgatctgtttgttgacttggctttcgaagaccttagataggcagggcaggatggatataggtctgtaacagtttgggtccagggtgtctccccctttgaagagggggatgaccgcggcagctttccaatccttggggatctcagaagatacgaaggagaggttgaacaggctggtaatagggggtgcgacaatggcggcggacagtttcagaaatagggggtccagattgtcaagcccagctgatttgtatgggtccaggttttccagctctttcagaacatctgctatctggatttgggtaaaggagaagctggggaggcttgggcgagtagcagcggggggggcggggctgttggccaaggttggagtcgccaggaggaaggcatggccagccattgagaaatgcttgttgaagtcttcgattatcacggatttatcggtggtgaccgtgttacctagcctcagtgcagtgggcagctgggaggaggtgctcttgttctccatggactttacagtatcccagaactttttggagttagagctacaggatgcaaatttctgcttgaaaaagctggcctttgctttcctgactgactgcgtgtattggttcctgacttccctgaacagttgcatatcgcgggggctcttcgatgctattgcagttcgccacaggatgtttttgtgctggtcgagggcagtcaggtctggagtgaaccaagggctatatctgttcttggttctgcattttttgaacggagcatgcttgtctaatatggtgaggaagtaacatttaaagaatgaccaggcatcctcaactgacgggatgaggtcaatatccttccagggtacccgggccaggtcgattagaaaggcctgctcgcagaagtgttttagggagcgtttgacagtgatgaggggtggtcgtttgaccgcggacccgtggcggatacaggcaatgaggcagtgatcgctgagatcttgattgaagacagcagaggtgtatttggagggcaggttggtcaggataatgtctattagggtgcccatgtttacggatttagggttgtacctggtgggttccttgatgatttgtgtgagattgagggcatcaagcttggattgtaggactcccgggatgttaagcatatcccagtttaggtcacctaacagaacaaactctgaagctagatggggagcgatcaattcacagatggtgtccagggcacagctgggagctgaggggggtcggtagcaggcggcaacagtgagagacttatttctggagagattaatttttaaaattagaagttcgaactgtttgggcatagacctggaaagtatgacagaactttgcaggctatctctgcagtagattgcaactcctccccctttggcatttctatcttgacggaaagtgttatagttgggtatggaaatctcagaatttttggtggccttcctaagccaggattcggacacggcaaggacatcagggttggcagagtgtgctaaagcggtgagtaaggcaaacttagggaggaggcttctgatgttgacatgcatgaggccaaggctttttcgatcacagaagtcaacaaatgagggtgactggggacatgcagggcctgggtttacctccacatcacccgaggaacagaggagtagtaggatgagggtgcggctaaaggctatcaaaactggtcgcctagagcgttggggacaaagaataaaaggagcagatttatgggcgtggtagaatagattctgggcataatgtgcagacaggggtatggtggggcgcgggtacagcggaggcattCTAATCCTAACCCTGGCCCCAAACCTGAACCCTATTCTAACTCTGACCCTGCTAACTGGGAattagctagctatgctaataGACATGATATTATGctatctagctggctagcatttattTAGGTGGAGCATCCTGCCCTCAACATACTAACCTAGCATATTACTACTTTACTAAAACAACTAATGTTTCTCtcaacaaaaagcttatttctctctttttttgtacaaatttgtttaaatccctgttagttAGCAATGATCCTTTGCCAAAACAATCCAAACAATCCACTTtgacaccttgtgctggggacaataaaaggctgctctaaaatgtgcagttttgtcacaacacaacgccacagatgtgtcaagttttgagggagtatgcaattgccatgctgactgcaggaaagtccaccaaagcttttgccagagaattgactgttaatttctctaccataagccgcctccaacgtcgttttagagaatttggcagtacgtccaaccggccttacaaccacagaccacgtgtaaccacgccagcccaggacgtccacatctggcttcttcacctgacgGATCCTCTGAAACCAGCCAccctgacagctgatgaaactgaggagtatttctgtctgtaataaagcccttttgtggggaaaaactcattctgattggcttggcCTGGCTCCCATGTGGCTGCGCACTTGCCCTCCCAGTCCcatccatggctgcacccctgctctcccagtcccagccatggttgcgcccctgcccagtcctgtgaaatccatagattttggcctaatgaatttaattcagttgactgatttccttatatgaaatgtaactcagaAAAATCTTTAATTGTTGCTAGTggtgtttatattttggttcagtatagtTAACGTTAGCGAACTCGGCAATCTATACGGGGATGACTGTTTCAATGCCAATGGCCTGCTGCGATGCCCACTATATAGCGCTTTTCAGATCTATTCATATATTTAGCTACGGCAGATAGCTAGATCGGTGATGAGATAATCATTCAGTATGTAAACTAGCGGGCTTGGCCACCAATTAAATGGCTGGTCTTACCTTAACCTTGATCAGCATTTTGACTGTCACATAAAATACGCTTTAAATCGATGTAAAAAATACCTAATCCACACTTAGTGTGGTACTGTCAAATTGAGCAAACCAGATTGTTCAATCTTTTTGATTCAACTTTATTTCCTGTGTAAGTCACTATTCCGTCCGTCCATCGTGTTTTGTGAGACATAGGTTCCGCTTTGCAGACTACTTTATGGGGAAAAGATGTGACTATTACAATTTTTACTTTTAAAACCCATAAAAATTCAAGGATGTTTTCAGACCAGGAAATACCAAAACTGATGATGTTGGTAAGTTTTTAGGTCTATAATTATCGCTCCTTGACCTCTCACAGGTGTTCAGAATTAAGATGATTAGGATCAATTGGTCCATAAATATTTCTAGTTTGTAGGCACTCCTAGATCATTCAGTCATGTCTCTCCTTTGGCAATGTGCAATTGTTttggctgttgtagcagcaagcGCTGCCAATGAAGGTACGTCTAATAATGAACGCATAATATGATTATGTAGCGCTGATACCATGTTAACTTGAATAGGCTACTTATCTCATGCTGACCGCCTAACAGACTAGCCAAGTTGTGGTGTTGGCTCTTGAGATGTGAATGATGACATTATCAAATTTATATTTTTAGATTTTAATGTGGATTGTGAGAAACACTCCATTAAAGTGACATGGAAGGTCAGTCCAGAGTTGGTTGAAAATGCTGCCCGTCttttccttggacactgtgttcCGTCCACATTTTCTGTTCTTCCCACGGGAGAAGGGATGGCGACATTCCACTACAACCTCAATGGCTGTGCCATCAAGAAACGGGTAATGTCTAACTCTTGACCCAATGTATGCCATTTTGGATCCTGCGACGACTAATGCTTCTCCTTCTATTCCCCAGGTGACTGGCAAAAAACACATCTATTCAACCAACCTGACTTACAGACCTAACCGAAAGCCCAAACCTGCTGCTATTAGTCACCATATTAAGTGTGTTTACATAAGGTAACCATCTATgccaggggtactcaactcttaccctaagAGGTCTGGCGCCTGCTGTCTTTCGGTTCTACTTTatcattaattgcacacacctggtgtcccaggtctaaatcagtccctgatttagAGGggaatgattttttttaaatgcagtggATGTGTTGCCTTTTAGGGCTCTATTGGGTGTACTGTAGCTATGGTGTTGGAATCAAATCTTCCTTTGCCACCTTCATTATTAAACTAAACATTCCCCCTTGTATGTAGACCTGAGGGATGGATTCCCCCATTCCTTATCCCTGCCTATGGTAGTGCTGAGGGTCATGGAGGATTGGTTTTCCACATGGCACTCCTCAATGGTGAGTGACTCATACAACAACAATTATTGTAAGAATAtgttcagtcaacttacctggtaaagaAATTCCTAGCAGAGGACACTGCCCAAAGCTAGTTGAAACCTGTGGCTGTACAGTACGTATGAGCATTGCGCCCCTTCCCCCCTCTGTTGCATGTAGAAGACCTTACTGGTCTGGCTAAGACCAGCCTGTTTCCCCTGGGCTCTTTCATCCCCATCTGGGCAGCAGTGGATCAGAAGGACCATCAGCCCTTGCTGCTGCTCTTGGAGGAGTGTGTGGCGGCCACAACACCAGAACTGCACTCTGCGAGCCTGGTGTACCCCATCATCACCAACAAGGGGTATGTACCAGACCTGGCTATGGCCATGtagggtgcacattttggtttttgacTGCCTAGCGCTACACAGCCTACTCAAATGaccaactcgtcatcaagctttgattatttgaatctgctgtgtagtgctagggcgaAACCCAAAATGTGCACGGGGGGAATTCATCCCATTAaagtattgaatacattttaaagtTGGCTTATTTGCTGGATGGAAGTTCTGTTTGTCTGCTCATTGCACAATGCATTTTCAGTTGCCTTGCAGATGGGAAGACTGGGAACTCCAGGTTCCTGCCTAGGTACCACTCGTCTGCTATTCTGCTTTACCTGCAGTCCTTCAAGTTTGCCCTAGGCGAGGAAGTGAGTGGACCACAAGTTCTCGGTATGACTGGGTTGTTTTCATACTGTAGCTCTTGACTGTTCTCTTATTTCACCCCAGGTGTATATTCATTGTAAGCTTGTTGCATGGGACCCTGAGGTTTTTGATATAGAAAAGAAGGCCTGCCACTACATTAAAGAGACTGGAGAGTAAGTATTGGTCACATTCTTTAACATTGGACCATAATGACGTTAGTGCCAATGCAACAGCCAACTTTTTTTATTCATAGATGGGAGCTGCTGGACGACCCGTCTCAAAGTGACCTCTGCAAGTGCTGTGACTCGAGTTGCAAGCCTCGGTTGAAGAGGGGTGTGGATTCAGGTATTTTGAGGCGCTTCATTTCAAGCCTGAATAAACAGTAGTTCCATATTCATTTGAGCTGATCACTCTTGAGTTTCTGATGGGAATGCAGCTTGAAGTAATTTATAAATACTTTTTTCTCAGAACCCCAGGGCCTGGTTCAAAACTCTGTTCTTGGACCGCTCACAATAGTGGAAAACTCTGAAACCCAGATCCCCAGTGAATTTGTAAAATATCCTACTGTAGAACAAGGTTGGTGCTTTTGGCATTGAAGACTATAGTTTACACTTGGCTTTTAATTGTATCAGCTTTGATGCCAAATGAACTTGAACCTGTAATTGACTCATCTGTCATTGCAATGAGATGCATGTTACTAACAATTCTTCAACCTGTTACAGGGATGGCTGTCTTTTCTGTCTCCACAGCCATCTAATTGTTGGTGGCCTGAAGGGTGCATCACTTTCCAGTACATTTAGAGAAGTGGTGGAAATTACACCCCCCCCCAGTATGGTCCTTTGACTTTAGCACGTTTCAATAAAATGAGTACTTTACAATGGTTTTTGTCTCTAATGATTGTCGGTTGTCAAAATGCTATGATCCTGATGAGATGTACCCTAAATCCAGTAGTGCGGAGCCGGTATCTACACAAAATAGCCTAGAGGTGACCATCTGGTTGTAAGAAGATGATCACAATGTGAGTGCTCAGTGTTTTGCGACTGTTCTGGACTACCCAGTGTCCTGTTTACTCTTGAACTGTAACACTTTCTTCTCTTGGCATAATTAGTTTGCTAATGATAGTCACAGCAGGTGTTCATGCAATGGTAAAGCTATTTGAAAGATTGTCATAAGTGAACCTATACTTATTCAGCAGTAGCCCACCCCAAGATCAAATTGACAAGCCAAGTTTAGAGATTGTAGCTGGCTGATTGCCATGCTTAGGTAACAATCCAGGAAAATGGCTGTAGTTTACATTttagtttaaatatatttttttaggaaAGTGCCCATCAGGGGAATTTACCCCAAAGATTATGCCTTGGTTGCAGTGTCTTTCATACCTCACCTGCAAAAATGTCTACCTTTCTCACAGTTAAACTAGATTATCATTTGCATAAGGCAAGATTTAAAATCCCAGCAGTTCAAGAGCAAACTGTCCATCACTTTAACATTTTTGTCACATTGACATGTAActgataaaacatttcataacacCGGCATTTCCCCTCTGACAGGTCACAAATGAATCACACCCCAGTTAAATTTCAGCATAGCTCATGAGCCCAGTACTTGCACTGTATCCGGTAACAGAAGAACTCCTTACAGAACAAGCGTCACAGGTTGCTTTTATTTTTTTGCCTTGTCCGCCAGGAACCTCTTGTGGGGTGTAGCTGACTTGGCCTTTTCCTTGGCCTGGTGGGCGACTCCAATATGGCTGCTGTTTGTTGGAGACCTGGTACTTTGAAACAGGAACGCATGACTATTGGTTCAATAataatgggctcccgagtggcgcaaggcACTGcgtttcagtgctagaggcgtcactacagaccctggtttgaccggccgtgattgggagtcccatagggcggcgcacgagTGGCCCAGcattgttagggtttggccggggtaggcggtcattgtaaataagaatttgttctttactgacttgcctagttaaataaaatacactATGCTACTATTTTTCCTAAAATGTGTGCTGACGTTTCCCTTTCTTACCAAGATTTGGAGGAAGGTCACTGGAGACCTGTGGGGTGGAAGTTGTGTCGGAGGTTGTTGATGTGGCAGGGGTAGAGGTCATGGTGGGTGTGAAGCCTACAGCTCGAGCCAGACTGGTTGCTTGTGGGATATACGGATGGATAATCCTGGGTGCTGCTTCATAAAACCGTTAAAACCAGTCTATGCCTGCCAACTGCCTTTCCTTATTCAATGTGTTTTGGATTCCCATCCTCTCCGGCCAGGTCAAAGGCAACTTTTCAGACATCCCAGGGCTCTTTCCATTTTTGGGGTATGACTCACCAGGTCTCATTCTAAAGAACCAGTGAAGACTGGTTACCCACCCAAATGGTTTTGACCTGCTTGTCTCAGTGGCGCCTCAGGGTTTTGGGTGGCACATTAAAAGCCCGTGCAGCTGTCTTAATGCCCCTCCTCAATTTCAATAGCATTCAGGGCACAACGAAGCGCCTCTTCGCCATAGCCTCCACAATCAGATATTTTCTTGTTAACTCATCTAAAAACAAAATTATCTTAGGAATGGTGGAGAACTGACCCGTAATCTAATTCCTATTCTGAACCTAGCCTAACCGTAAACACTATTCTGACACTAACCCCTATTCATATGCCATTTAGCATATGCTTTTATCCTAACCCTGGCTCCTATTCTAATTCTGACCCCTAATCCTGCTAACTGGGGGATTAGCTGACTATGATAATAGACATATTAtgctaactagctggctagcatttattTCACCTCAGACTTTCTGCTAGTgaggttgctagctagctaacttggctAGTCAGTGCCTAAATTACAGCTAGAAACAAATGATCAATCATAAAGAGGAGAGATATCTTGCCGCATTGGTGTGGCAGACGGATTCCTGCCTTCAACATACTAACCTAACATATTACTACTTTACTAAAAAAACAATCAAAATGTTTCTCTCTAAACAAATGGATGATTTATCTTAAGGCTTCCTTACatgtatatataaaaacaaaATGTATCTAACTTCATTGGATTATATCTACAACTTTTTCTAAATTATTaataattaaatacatttaacTCAAAATTGTTTTGATGGCATGACTTCAAAAATGTTGAAACAGGACATTTGTAGTTGATCAAGACTAGCGGCAGCCAGAGAAACTGTTAATTTTTTTGTTGTGAGAATTACAGGGGGGAGGGCACGTCTTACCCCAGGGTGCGTCTCGCCCCATAGTACCCTATATCCCAATGAATTTGATGGTAAATTTACAACACTTCTAAGCGATGAATAAGAAATGGGAAAGTTCCAATTCCAAACAAGcttaattactagtgggaaacttgTCTATCATCCTGAGCTCCCACATGCTAACCTCTGACGTCATCTACTACGAAAAATACCTCGATAATTGCATTTTCTtcagttaaatgcaacaacaaaacattatttataaaaagccatctattaatatggtttttgaacactatagtttgtttacaagcatgatagctgtaTTTTTAGTTTATTGTTTATGCAGCTTGTTGGCCAATTGGCGTTTCTCAACGAGTTCAATGCATCCAACTAGTTACGACTTCATAACTGGTAAATTCACATCTCCCACTTGGTTACAAACTTGGGATAAGTATCTGATAATCAATTGCAAGACTGGAATGAGTTCATTCTAATGATTTACAGATCAGTGAGTGATTGCCTGTGTGAAAGGTGTGAAATATACTTTATGTATTTCACCAAAAATCCCTCATATTTAAGGTTATTTTAAGATGTATTACATTACTTTTTTTGGACTGATAATAATCCCCTCACATACATAATGACGAAACCAAAACCTCACGCCTGTGAGCAACGATGGGTAGCCAAATTGGCGCCCTACTCATTCGATCTGAAGCACATAGCAGATACAAAGAACGTTGTGGCTGATGCCCTCAGTAGGGACCAATTTGCCAAGTTAGTTAGTCACAGGTTGATCAGTGAGAACTATGTCAGTCTGCTTGCTGAAGCCGATGCTATAGGAGAAGATGGGATTCAAGATGTGTTTCGCTTGAAGGTCCAGAGTCACATAGTGAAAAAACAAGCAGAGACAATCTCTAGAAATCAGTCTGACAGCTGTCCTTTAACCTGTGGCTCTGCAGTAGTGAAAGCGATCTGTGAAGTCTATGATCAGTGTGATGTAGCGACCGAAGCTCGAGCAGTACAGTTAGTGCAGTCTGTGCAACAACTCATATCTCCAAGCCAAGACTCCATTCCTGCGATCTCTTTTGAGGAGCTTCAGCGGAGTCAAGAACTTGATCCTACGATTTCTAAGGCTGTCCTGTTTGTCAACCGCAAAAGACGTACTTCAAGACGAGAGAGGGATGGATTTGATTCACAAACCCTTGCTCTCGCCAAGCAGGGGGAAAGGCTCAGGGTCCAAGATGGAGTGCTTTACAGGGCGACAAAGGATCCCCTGAGCAAACAAAAGAGACATCAGTATGTGATGCCCAAAAATATGAAGGAGAAAGCATTGAGTGGTGTGCATGACCATGCTGGCCACCAAGGGCAAGCTAGAACTCTTCATTTTGGCAAGGCAGCATTTCTTCTGGCCCAAGATGGAGCATGATGTGAAGGAGTATGTCAAGTGCTGTCGGAGATGCATCCTGGCTAAGTCTCCTGAGCCGTCTGCTCGACCTCCCCTCGAAAGCATCAGAACCTCTGCGCCTATGGAGTTAGTATGTCTCGACTTTTGGAGTGCTGAGGACAACAAGCAACGCTCAGTGGATGTATTGGTTCTGACAGATCACTTCACCAAGTTGGCTCACGCCTTTCCATGCTCAAATCAAACGGCAAAGCCAATTTTGAAAGTGAGCTAATCACAGAACTTCTCAAGCTCTCTGGTGTCACCAAGTCACACACAACTGCGTATCATCCCATGGGGAATGGGGGAACGGAAAGGTTCAATCGAATTCTGGGAAATATGCTTCGCTCACTCCCTCTAAAAGCTAAAGAGAAATGGCCACAGCGGATACAAACTCTAACGTTTGCCTACAATGCTACTGTTCACGAAACCACTGGCTATGCTCCATTCCAGCTCATGTTTGGTCGCGTTCCGAGACTTCCTGTTGATGTAATGTTCAAGCAAGTTTTGAGGGATCCTGTGGTTGTTGACTATAGTAGTTATGTCAAAACACTGATGTCCTATCTTCATTAAGCAGCGAGCatcgctgtcacgttcctgacctgttttctgttagttttgtatgtgttagttggtcaggacgtgagtttgggtgggcagtctatgttttctgtttctatgttggttaatgggtacctaatatggttctcaattagaggcaggtggttttcatctcctctgattgagaatcatattaaggtaggtagtttcacagtgtttgtttgtgggtggttgtctcctgtgtctgtgtttgtttgcaccacacgggactgttttgtttgttcgttcggttattgtagtctgttcctgtttcatgcgttctCCACGTTAattgtaagttcgtgtccaggtctgtctacatcgtttatttgttttgtagtttatcaagtgtatttcgtttcgtcttcgtcttgtttaataaatcattatgtcacataaccacgctgcattttggtcgaatcactactcctcctcttcgaatgaagaggaggaggaatttcGTTACAATCGCTCAACGGCATACAGTTAAAGAACAACAGAAACAGGCCAAACATTATGACAGAAAAGTCAGAAGCACTCACCTGAACAAAGGAGACAGAGTGCTTCTCGCTAACAAAGGAGAAAGGGGAAAAAGCAAACTTGCCGACAAGTGGGAAGCTAAGGTGTACACGGTCATTGACAGaaacctacatacacacacatatataagcTGGTGGAtgataaaggaaacaccaacctTCTGCTAGCCATCAGCTTTCTGCCGGTAGAAACGCCTAAGGATGATTCACGTGAATCTCAATCAGATGGCGCTGTAGATCCAGAGTATGAGGGTCAGTCAATGAACCTTTCAGGCTTTGATGAAGAGGAAAGCTCTGGAGATATGACCAGTTCATGGATACTCAGTGGAGTAGATGACCCCGCAAATCAGGAATCTTCGGAGAGACAGGAGATAGTCAGAGATGAGATGGAGCAAGAACAGGCAGCGTACAGCTGCAGGGACAGTCCAAATCAAGACCGTCAAGCTCAGCTATCTCTCAATAATGAGACTGCTATTAGCATTCCTGACTATGACAGGGTGGCTGTAGTCCCTGACACAGAACCTTCAGATATTCCTGACTCAATTGCACCAGCTGATTTAGCTAGTGACCAAGACTTACAAAGACCGGGTTCATGTGATTCGCAAGATGTGGTCAGAACACGCACTGGCAGGGTAGTGAAATCTGTAAGTCGTCTTATTGAGACAATGGCTCAGAGACCATtcactattttttattttaccgttattttaccaggtaagttgactgagaacacgttctcatttgcagcaacgacctggggaatagttacaggggagaggaatgagccaattataaactggggattattaggtgaccaagaTGGTTTgatggccagattgggaatttagccaggacaccggggttaacactcctactcttacgataagtgccatgggatctttaatgacctcagagagtcaggacacccgtttaacgtcccatccgaaagacggcaccctacacagggcagtgtccccaatcactgccctggggcattgggatatttttttttagaccagaggaaagagtgcctcctactggccctccaacaccacttccagcagcatctggtctcccatccagggactgaccaggaccg
This window contains:
- the LOC139550412 gene encoding zona pellucida sperm-binding protein 3-like, whose translation is MSLLWQCAIVLAVVAASAANEDFNVDCEKHSIKVTWKVSPELVENAARLFLGHCVPSTFSVLPTGEGMATFHYNLNGCAIKKRVTGKKHIYSTNLTYRPNRKPKPAAISHHIKCVYIRPEGWIPPFLIPAYGSAEGHGGLVFHMALLNEDLTGLAKTSLFPLGSFIPIWAAVDQKDHQPLLLLLEECVAATTPELHSASLVYPIITNKGCLADGKTGNSRFLPRYHSSAILLYLQSFKFALGEEVYIHCKLVAWDPEVFDIEKKACHYIKETGEWELLDDPSQSDLCKCCDSSCKPRLKRGVDSEPQGLVQNSVLGPLTIVENSETQIPSEFVKYPTVEQGMAVFSVSTAI